Proteins encoded in a region of the Canis lupus familiaris isolate Mischka breed German Shepherd chromosome 1, alternate assembly UU_Cfam_GSD_1.0, whole genome shotgun sequence genome:
- the C1H19orf84 gene encoding uncharacterized protein C19orf84 homolog, whose translation MEQQEEGTEPQGNSPPLSSPGTELWPPAPFPALPPFPLGTPDPAHLGLPESLASVTVPIRLDALSYLLHSALLGAYNLQQSLPSCPCTTQACCPQPGTAIRPSRGRRGWGVQRSLGWGTQRRLGRGQGPQQWRPGRAENPERGWLGRSGAGPKTPPAIPASPPILPRQDEKKEDRDQESSQDMPPAVAEDWESEY comes from the exons ATGGAACAGCAGGAGGAGGGGACTGAGCCCCAAGG GAACAGCCCGCCCTTGTCATCCCCTGGGACGGAGTTGTGGCCACCTGCACCTTTTCCAGCCTTGCCGCCTTTTCCCTTGGGCACCCCAGATCcagcccacctggggctccctgaaAGCCTGGCTTCTGTCACCGTCCCCATCCGCCTGGACGCCCTCTCTTACCTCCTGCACAGCGCTCTTCTGGGGGCCTACAACCTTCAACAGTCcttgccctcctgcccctgcaccacccaggcatgctGCCCCCAGCCAGGCACCGCTATCAGGCCATCCAGGGGACGCAGGGGCTGGGGCGTCCAGCGCAGTCTGGGCTGGGGCACCCAGCGCAGGCTAGGCCGGGGCCAGGGCCCACAGCAATGGCGACCTGGCAGGGCTGAGAATCCAGAGAGGGGCTGGCTGGGGAGGTCTGGGGCTGGCCCCAAGACTCCTCCAGCGATCCCAGCATCACCACCAATACTGCCCAGACAGGATGagaagaaggaagacagagatCAGGAGTCATCCCAGGACATGCCGCCTGCTGTAGCAGAAGACTGGGAGTCAGAGTACTAG
- the LIM2 gene encoding lens fiber membrane intrinsic protein, with amino-acid sequence MYSFMGGGLFCAWVGTILLVVATATDHWMQYRLSGSFAHQGLWRYCLGNKCYLQTESIAYWNATRAFMILSSLCATSGIIMGILAFAQQPTFTRLSRPFSAGIMFFASTFFVLLALAIYTGVTVSFLGRRFGDWRFSWSYILGWVALLMTFFAGIFYMCAYRMHECRRLSAPR; translated from the exons ATGTACAGCTTCATGGGTGGCGGCCTCTTCTGTGCCTGGGTGGGAACCATCCTCCTGGTGGTGGCCACAGCAACAGATCACTGGATGCAGTACCGGCTGTCAGGGTCCTTTGCCCACCAGGGCCTGTGGCGTTACTGCCTGGGCAACAAGTGCTACCTGCAGACAGAGAGTATCG CTTATTGGAATGCCACCCGGGCCTTCATGATCCTGTCTTCCCTGTGCGCCACCTCGGGCATCATCATGGGCATCCTCGCCTTCGCTCAGCAGCCCACCTTCACCCGCCTCTCCCGGCCCTTCTCCGCAGGCATCATGTTTTTCGCTTCCA CCTTTTTTGTCCTGTTGGCCTTGGCCATTTACACTGGAGTCACTGTCAGCTTCCTTGGTCGCCGCTTTGGGGACTGGCGCTTTTCCTGGTCTTACATCCTGGGCTGGGTGGCCTTGCTCATGACCTTCTTCGCAG GGATTTTCTACATGTGTGCTTACCGGATGCATGAATGTCGGCGCCTGTCTGCTCCCCGCTGA
- the NKG7 gene encoding protein NKG7 isoform X3 has translation MEPYRSLALLTGSLGLVSILIALSTDFWFVAMGPSFTFHSGLWPKGVYNKVADYIRATQSLTILASLSVLVSVIFLVLSYIPLLSLPGHGRLISSVTAFAAGLFAMVAMVVYTSERWNQPHSPQVQTFFSWSFYLGWVSTVLLLCTGSLSLSAYCRASRPGYDTL, from the exons ATGGAGCCCTATCGGTCCTTGGCTCTACTCACTGGCTCCCTGGGCCTGGTGTCCATCCTGATTGCTCTGAGTACGGATTTCTGGTTCGTGGCCATGGGGCCCAGCTTTACATTTCACTCCGGCCTCTGGCCAAAGGGGGTTTATAACAAAGTAGCAG ACTACATCCGTGCGACGCAGAGCCTCACCATTCTGGCTAGTCTGTCGGTCCTGGTGTCGGTGATCTTCCTGGTCCTGTCCTACATCCCCTTACTGTCCCTTCCAGGCCACGGGCGCCTCATCTCCTCTGTCACAGCCTTTGCTGCAG GCCTTTTTGCGATGGTGGCCATGGTGGTCTATACCAGTGAGCGGTGGAACCAGCCTCACAGCCCCCAGGTCCAGACCTTCTTCTCCTGGTCCTTCTACCTGGGTTGGGTTTCGACTGTCCTGTTGCTCTGTACAG GTAGCCTGAGTCTGAGTGCTTATTGTAGAGCCTCCCGGCCTGGCTATGACACCTTGTGA
- the NKG7 gene encoding protein NKG7 isoform X2: MEPYRSLALLTGSLGLVSILIALSTDFWFVAMGPSFTFHSGLWPKGVYNKVAGLFAMVAMVVYTSERWNQPHSPQVQTFFSWSFYLGWVSTVLLLCTEPPGLAMTPCELKARPGGRSSSHRRCRQEPQAPTGLPLALTPSPPETPSFVSSSIQQKFAGIWLIFLFSF; this comes from the exons ATGGAGCCCTATCGGTCCTTGGCTCTACTCACTGGCTCCCTGGGCCTGGTGTCCATCCTGATTGCTCTGAGTACGGATTTCTGGTTCGTGGCCATGGGGCCCAGCTTTACATTTCACTCCGGCCTCTGGCCAAAGGGGGTTTATAACAAAGTAGCAG GCCTTTTTGCGATGGTGGCCATGGTGGTCTATACCAGTGAGCGGTGGAACCAGCCTCACAGCCCCCAGGTCCAGACCTTCTTCTCCTGGTCCTTCTACCTGGGTTGGGTTTCGACTGTCCTGTTGCTCTGTACAG AGCCTCCCGGCCTGGCTATGACACCTTGTGAGCTGAAGGCGAGACCAGGAGGAAGAAGCAGTAGTCACAGAAGATGTCGTCAGGAGCCGCAGGCACCCACAGGCCTCCCTCTAGCCCTTACCCCTAGCCCTCCTGAGACcccttcatttgtttcttcatccattcaacaaaaatTTGCTGGGATCTggttaatctttcttttttctttttaa
- the NKG7 gene encoding protein NKG7 isoform X1: MEPYRSLALLTGSLGLVSILIALSTDFWFVAMGPSFTFHSGLWPKGVYNKVADYIRATQSLTILASLSVLVSVIFLVLSYIPLLSLPGHGRLISSVTAFAAGLFAMVAMVVYTSERWNQPHSPQVQTFFSWSFYLGWVSTVLLLCTEPPGLAMTPCELKARPGGRSSSHRRCRQEPQAPTGLPLALTPSPPETPSFVSSSIQQKFAGIWLIFLFSF, from the exons ATGGAGCCCTATCGGTCCTTGGCTCTACTCACTGGCTCCCTGGGCCTGGTGTCCATCCTGATTGCTCTGAGTACGGATTTCTGGTTCGTGGCCATGGGGCCCAGCTTTACATTTCACTCCGGCCTCTGGCCAAAGGGGGTTTATAACAAAGTAGCAG ACTACATCCGTGCGACGCAGAGCCTCACCATTCTGGCTAGTCTGTCGGTCCTGGTGTCGGTGATCTTCCTGGTCCTGTCCTACATCCCCTTACTGTCCCTTCCAGGCCACGGGCGCCTCATCTCCTCTGTCACAGCCTTTGCTGCAG GCCTTTTTGCGATGGTGGCCATGGTGGTCTATACCAGTGAGCGGTGGAACCAGCCTCACAGCCCCCAGGTCCAGACCTTCTTCTCCTGGTCCTTCTACCTGGGTTGGGTTTCGACTGTCCTGTTGCTCTGTACAG AGCCTCCCGGCCTGGCTATGACACCTTGTGAGCTGAAGGCGAGACCAGGAGGAAGAAGCAGTAGTCACAGAAGATGTCGTCAGGAGCCGCAGGCACCCACAGGCCTCCCTCTAGCCCTTACCCCTAGCCCTCCTGAGACcccttcatttgtttcttcatccattcaacaaaaatTTGCTGGGATCTggttaatctttcttttttctttttaa
- the CLDND2 gene encoding claudin domain-containing protein 2: protein MGVKRSLQRGGILLGFFAKILMILSTATNYWIRYPGGHRGLWQECNAGTCSNIPCQTMLAVTGAYMVLAAGSGIVGLVMGLRILCHEGDARGQTTSSIFFLCGLLLLLALTGYTVENAWKNDVFFSWSYFSGWLALPFSILAGIYFLLADMVVQSTDAISGFPVYL from the exons ATGGGGGTGAAGCGGAGCCTTCAGAGAGGGGGCATCTTGCTGGGCTTCTTCGCCAAAATCCTCATGATTCTCTCCACTGCCACCAACTACTGGATACGCTACCCTGGGGGCCACCGTGGCCTGTGGCAGGAGTGTAATGCCGGCACCTGCTCCAACATCCCCTGCCAGA CCATGCTGGCGGTGACCGGGGCGTACATGGTGCTGGCGGCGGGCTCCGGCATCGTGGGTTTGGTGATGGGGCTGCGGATCCTGTGCCACGAGGGCGACGCGCGGGGCCAGACCACGAGCAGCATCTTCTTCCTCTGCG gcctgctgctgctcctggcctTGACAGGCTACACCGTGGAGAACGCGTGGAAAAACGACGTCTTCTTCTCGTGGTCCTATTTTTCGGGGTGGCTGGCTTTGCCCTTCTCTATTCTCGCGG GCATCTACTTTCTGCTGGCGGACATGGTCGTGCAGAGCACGGATGCCATCAGCGGATTTCCCGTGTACTTGTGA